A DNA window from Calditerricola satsumensis contains the following coding sequences:
- a CDS encoding acetyl-CoA C-acetyltransferase — MREAVIVAAVRTPIGKAKKGALRHVRPDDLGALVVREALARVPGLKPEAVDDVIFGCAIPEAEQGLNIARIIALRAGLPTTVPGVTVNRFCSSGLQAIADAAQRIMCGFADVIVAGGVESMSLVPMTGNKVSPNPYLVDHFPEVYMSMGHTAERVARRFGITREDQDAFALRSHRRAAAAIAEGRFRDEIVPVEVPERGVDEDGRLVERTRLFDTDEGVRPDTSLEALARLKPVFAVDGTVTAGNASQTSDGAAAVVVMAAEKAEELGVKPLGVFRSFAVAGVDPDIMGVGPVEAIPKALKLAGVRQQDVDLIELNEAFASQAVHCIRALELDEERVNVNGGAIALGHPLGCTGARQTVTLLYELARRKGRYGVVSMCIGGGMGAAGVFEALP; from the coding sequence TGCCGCGGTGCGCACGCCCATCGGCAAGGCCAAGAAGGGCGCGCTCCGCCATGTGCGCCCCGACGACCTGGGGGCCCTCGTCGTCCGCGAGGCCCTCGCCCGCGTGCCGGGCCTCAAGCCCGAAGCGGTCGACGACGTCATCTTCGGCTGTGCCATTCCCGAGGCGGAGCAGGGCCTCAACATCGCCCGCATCATCGCCCTGCGCGCCGGGCTGCCCACCACCGTGCCGGGGGTGACGGTCAACCGCTTCTGCTCTTCCGGCCTGCAGGCCATTGCCGACGCCGCGCAGCGCATCATGTGCGGTTTTGCCGACGTGATTGTGGCCGGAGGCGTGGAGAGCATGAGCCTGGTGCCGATGACGGGGAACAAGGTGTCGCCCAACCCGTACCTCGTCGACCACTTCCCCGAGGTGTACATGAGCATGGGCCACACCGCCGAACGGGTGGCGCGCCGCTTCGGCATCACCCGCGAGGACCAGGACGCCTTTGCCCTGCGCAGCCACCGGCGCGCGGCGGCGGCCATCGCCGAGGGGCGCTTCCGCGACGAAATCGTCCCCGTCGAGGTGCCGGAGCGCGGGGTGGACGAGGACGGGCGCCTCGTGGAACGCACGCGGCTCTTTGACACCGACGAAGGTGTCCGCCCCGACACGTCGCTGGAAGCGCTGGCCCGGCTCAAGCCGGTTTTCGCCGTTGACGGCACGGTGACGGCGGGCAACGCCTCGCAAACCAGCGACGGCGCCGCGGCGGTGGTGGTGATGGCGGCGGAGAAGGCCGAGGAGCTGGGCGTAAAGCCCCTTGGCGTGTTCCGCTCCTTCGCCGTGGCCGGCGTCGACCCCGACATCATGGGCGTGGGGCCGGTGGAGGCGATCCCCAAGGCCCTGAAGCTGGCCGGCGTGCGCCAGCAGGACGTCGACCTGATCGAGCTGAACGAGGCCTTCGCCTCCCAGGCCGTCCACTGCATCCGCGCCCTGGAACTGGATGAAGAGCGCGTCAACGTCAACGGCGGGGCCATCGCCCTGGGCCACCCGCTGGGCTGCACGGGGGCGCGCCAGACGGTGACGCTGCTGTACGAGCTGGCCCGGCGCAAGGGGCGCTACGGTGTCGTGTCGATGTGCATCGGCGGCGGCATGGGCGCCGCGGGCGTCTTTGAGGCGCTGCCGTAA